In Haloarcula limicola, the genomic stretch CGGCGTCCTTGCGGGCGTCCCGGTAGACGTACCCGAGCGTCAGCGTCGCCGGGAGGATCAGTTTGGTGTCGTAGCTAAACGACACCGGGCGGCCGAACTCGGCTTCGAGGGCGGCCTCGACGCGCTCGTAGACGTCCGCGACCATCCGGTCGGTCCGGTCGTCGATCGTGGATTTGAGCGAGAGACTGCTGTAGTCGAAGACGCCGGTGTCGGCGTAGTAGCCGAGCACCGACCGGAGCGCCGTCGGGAGTCTGGGGCTATCAGCGAGTGCGCCTGCGCCTGTCTTGAGAACCATCTGTGTCTCCCCGCGTGGCAACTGCTGTGACTGGCGGCTTCTTTACCCTTTCGAGAGGCGGTTCCGAGCGCGGGGCGGAGAAAGCAAGACTGATAACCGAGACGGGAAATCCACAACCATGCGCGACCGCTTTGACGTGGTGATAGCCGGGGCTGGCCCAGCGGGCGGCCAGTGTGCCCGCGACCTGGCCGAGCGGAACTACGACGTGCTGGTGCTCGAGACGGAGTCGGAGTCGGAGTTCCCGCGTCAGAGCAACAAGTCCACCGCCGGGACGTTCCCCTCCGCGATGACCGCCTTCGCGATCCCGGACGACGTGGTGATGAACTACACGGACGACGTGGTCCTCGAATCGCCCAACAACCACTACGTCCGAGAACAGACCGGGGCGGTGCTGGAGTTCGCCGAGTTCAAGCGGTTCCTCGTCCGCGACAGCCGCGAGAAGGGCGCGACCTATCGCTTCGACTCGCGCGTCTCCGGGCCGATCGTGGAAGACGGCGAGGTCGTCGGCGTTCGCTACGACGGCGACGAGGAGGTGTACGCCGACATCGTCATCGACGCCACCGGTCCCGCCGCGCCGCTCGCGAAGGAACTCGGCGTGACCGGCCTCGAACGGGAACATCAGGCCATCGGCATCGAGTACGAGTTCGAGAACGTCGACGTGAACCACCCCGAGTACGCCGACCTGCGGGACTCGATGATGCTCAGACTCGACCACGACCTCGCGCCTGGCGGCTACTCGTGGATCTTCCACACCGGCGGCGACACGGCGAAGGTCGGCCTCTGTTACATCCAGAACGAGTCCCACAATCAGTACGCCAAGGAGGGGATGGGCATCGACGGCTACCTGGACTACTGGCTGGAGTCGGACCCGCGGTTCAAAGACGCCGAGCGAATCGAGGGCACGCAGGCTCACCGCGGGTCGGCCCACATCCAGCCGCCGAAGTCCATGAGCACGGACGGCTTCATGGCCATCGGCGACACCGTCCCCTCGATCGACCCGCTCTGGGGCGAGGGCATCCACAAGGGCATGAAGTCCGCCCGCGCCGCCGCCGCGACGGTGGACGCGGCGCTCACCCCCGAGGAACCCCAGACCGACGCGCAGACGCTCGCGGTGTACGACCGCCTGTGGCACAGCGACGTCGCGCCGAAGCAGCGCGCTCGACTGATGATGACCGAGATCCTGTATCTCGTCCCGAACGAGCGCTACGACCGGCTGATGGCCGACTTACAGGGGACGACAGAGGACACGCTCACGCAGATAAACAGCGGCGACCGGCGCGCGATCGCCGAACTCGCTCACCTCTCTGACATCCCGATGCTGGCGAAATACGCCCGCCGCCGCCTCCTCGAGTAGCGCGGTCTGCCCGAGAGCGACGGCGGTGCGGCAAGTTTTTCTCCGGCCGGCCGGGACCCTCACACGATGAGCGACAGCGTGGGCGTCCTCGGAGACGAGCCGGTCGCCGAGCGACTTCGAGAACGCGGCGTCTCCGTCGTGACGGGCGCTCCCGACGACGTTCCGGGGACCGACCGAATCGTCGCCGTCGGTCGGGCGGCGACGAGCGCCGCGGCCGCGGCCGACGCCGATCCGCTCGTGTTGCCGGTCGAAGCCGGCCGGGGCGTTCGGTCCGTCGCCCGCGACGAGGTCACGGACGCCGTCGCCGCTCTGAGCGACGCCAGCGTCGAGCGCCACCCCGTCCTGTCGGTCTCCGCGGCGGGGTCGCCGGCGGGGACGGCCCTCTTCGACGTGACGCTCGTCGCCGCCGAGGCCGCCCGCATCTCGGAGTACACCGTCACGACGCCGACGGATGCCGTCGGGCAGTTCCGCGCCGACGGAGTCACGGTGGCGACGGCAGCCGGGTCGCCGGGATACGCCCGCCGGATCGGCGGCCCGATCCTCGCCCCGACGGACACGGTCGGCGTCGCGGCACCCATCGCGCCGTTCGCGACCAACCCCGACCACTGGGTGCTCCCGCTCGCCGGCCTCTCGCTGTCGGTCGAACGGGACGAGGCGACCGTCGCGCTGTTCGTCGACGGCGACTCCGAGGGGACCGTCGCCTGCGAAGAATCGGTGAGCCTCTCCCGGGCCGGTACGCTTCGGGTCGCCGTCGTCCCGGAGAGTCGGTCACGGTTCGGCTGAGGTGGTGCAACTCCGCTACGGGTCGCGAAAATTGGAAAGACACTAATGGGTGTCGGACACAGTTCCGCGTATGCAGCCATCCGCACCCCTCTTCGGGCCACTGGACGCCGTCATGGGAAGTACCGGCCCCGGCGGGGCGCTCGTCATCGAGTACGTCCTGCTCGTGCTGGTGCTGGCCAACTTCGCGACGCGTCTGTTGGCTCACCGGCGCTACACCTCCGAGTACGACGACGAGGGCGCCGAAGGCATCGACCGCTACCCGATACACGAAGCCAGTAACGTCCTGCTGGTGCTGACGTCGTTCTACTACACGACGATTTCCCAGCACGGCGGGATCGTCATGTCGATGCTCGTCCTCGGGCTCGTCATCACCGACTTCTTCGAGTTCGAGTCCCGACTCGTCGAAGCGCGTAGAGATCTCCGCCTCGAGCGACCGAAAGGCGCGATAGTCGCCGCGCTCGTCCTCTTCATGTACGCCGCCTACCAGAGCGTGTTCTGGGTCATCAAGGGCCCCTGGTCGGCGATTATCTGAAACGCCTCGCTCGCCGTTTTCGCCGCTCCGTTCGTCCGAAGCGTCGTCGCTGCTATCGGCTGTAGTCGCCGAGCGATAGCTACCGCTCGCAGTCGCGAACGCAGAGGGGGAGAAAGACCGCTCAGGCCGACCGGTCGTTCATGTAGGAGCGCGCGTTGCTGACGAGCGGTAGCAGAACCCAGAAGGTCAGCGCGCCGATGACGGCGAACCAGAAGAAGGCGTCCATCAGGCCGAGCGCGATGGTGTCGAACACCGTGGGCTCCTCGATGGTCACTTCACCGATCAGTTGCGCGCCTTCGAAGCTCGGCGTCCGGTACCAGCCAGCGATAGTCATCCAGCCGAGACCGCCGACCATGAGGCAACCGAACCCCTTGATGAACTCGTCAGCCATTATCGGATGGTTCGTCAGCGTCGTCTTTAGACTTTCCCATCTCCGCGGTGCGGAAGCGCGTCGAGAAGGCGTACACCACGGTGCCCGCGAGGATGAGTCCGATGCCGCCGATGGCGACCGGCACGTCGATCTCCGAGGCCGGTGCCGAGGCCCGGTCGGTCGCCACGTCGACGAGGACGAACCCGCCGACGACGCAGGCGACGGCGATGAGCGTCGAGAACACCGTCACGGTCTTGTAGACGCGCAGCGGGACGACCACGTCGCGGCGGTCCTCGCCGCCGTCGGTGGTCGCGCCCGACTGGTCTTCGGTCATCGTCGCTCGGTAGGGGCGCGAGCTACTTTACTGCGGCGAGAGACGCGGACGGCGTCTCGCGCCGAGAGCTGTCTCTCCCGAGCGGAACCGGTCTCCGCCGAAGCGAGCCTCGATACCGCTACTCCTCGTCGGCCGCGCTCCGCAGCCGCTCGATCGCGGGCTCTAACCGGCGTACCACCGCGTCGGCGTCCGTGTAGCCCCGGTCGTACTCCTCGTAGGCCGTATCGGCTTCCGAGAGGAACGTCTCCACCGCGTCCGAGAGTGCCTCGGAATCAGCGTCGGCATCGTCGGTATCGGTCATACGCAGTACTCGGCCGCCGGCCCGGAAAAGCTTCCTCATACGGCCGCTCGGCCGCCGCTGGGTCTCACTGAGTTACGTCGTAGTCCACGCTCGCGTCCCGCAGCGCGTCGGTGACGCGGCCGACGGTGTCCTGCGTGGCGACGACGACGGCGTCGAGTCCCCGCGCGGCGGCGTCGGCGGCCACCTCCCCCGCCGCGAAGTACGTCGTCGGTTCGACGCCGGCGTCCCGGAGCGCGACGACCGCCTCGACGCCCGCGGCGGTGACGATAGACGCCCCCTCGCAGGCGGCCGCGATGTCCGCCGTCTCCTCGACGGGTCCCGAGCGCACGGGCGGCACCTGAACGACGCTGACGTGACCGGGGTCGAGTGCGATGACGCCCTCGAATCCGGTGACGCCGACGACCGCCCCCGCCTCGGCGCTGGTTGTCGCCACGCCCGTCGCGCCGCCGCTGTCGCCGGGCGCGGCGCGGAGCAGTCCCTCGGCGACCGAGAGCGAGACGGTCTGGCCCTCCTCGACGTCGGCCTCGGCGATGGCGGCGTCCTCCTGGACGCTTCCCAGCACGTCGTCGGTGACGTGGTCGACGAACCGGCGCACGTCGGAGGCGGACTGGAACACCCAGTCGACGCCCTCCTTCGTGACGCGGTAGCGCGAGCGTCCCTCCTTCTCGACGAGCCCCTCCTCGACCAGTTCGCGGATGTACTCGCTGACGGCCTGACTCGTCACGCCGACGGCCTCGGCGATCTCGCCCTGACTGACCGCCGGCTGGCGCTCCGCGATCTCGACGAGGATGCGAAACCGCGTCGCAGCACGCTTGTTCTCGAGGACGTCGACCATACGGGTCCCTCGGGAGCCCCCCGATAAAAATACCACCGTCCGAGGTGCGTCACGGCTTTGTGCCCGCGGGGCCGACCCGGAGGCGATGACGCTCCCCTACGACGACCGCGCGCTGGTGCTCGACGACGTCCTCGTCGTCGCGGACCTCCACGTCGGCCGCGGCACCGGTGGGGACCTCGCGTTTCCGGTCGGGTCGAACGCCGACCTGGTCGAGCGGTTCCGGTCGCTGACCGAGCGTCACGACCCGCGCGAGGTCGTCGTCGCCGGTGACCTGCTCCACTCCTTCCAGACCGTTCCGCGAACCGTCGAGGACACCGTCTCGGGACTCCGCGCCGCCTGCCGCGAGACGGGTGCGCGCCTCATCGTCACGCCGGGTAACCACGACACGATGCTCGATTCGGTGTGGGACGGTCCGACCGAACGCGAGTACCGTCTCGGCGACACCGTCGTCTGTCACGGCCACGAGACGCCCGACAGCGAGGCCGAGCGGTACGTCGTCGGCCACGACCACCCGACCATCGAGATCGAGGGTCAGCGCCGGCCCTGCTATCTCGTCGGCCCCGGTCAGTACGGCGACAGCGAGGTGCTGATGCTCCCGTCGTTCAACAAACTCAACGCGGGCGTCGTCGTCAACCGGATGTCCGCGGCGGATTTCCAGTCGCCGCTCGTCACCGACGCCGACCGCCTCGAACCGGTCGTCTGGGACGAGAGCCGACGGGAGACGCTGTCGTTCCCGGCGCTCGGGGAGTTCCGGCGGATGCTGTAATCGACGGCGTAGACGGCCGGGAGACGCCCTTCGAAGCGAAGCGGTGACGGGCGCAACCGCGGCGGAGAGCGGTAGGTATTTGAGCTATCGCGGTGGAAACGCCGATATGGTTCAGACAGGTGCCGCGCTCGCGCTTATCGCGATCACGCTACTGGCGGGAACCGCGCTCTACTTCGCGACGATCAAGTACGTCTCCGAGGTCCTCCACGAGGACGTGGAGCACGACGACGAGGGAAACGCGAGTAGCGGCGGCCGGACCGCCTAGGCCGTCGCTCTCTTTCTATCCGAGCAACTCGGCGGCGATCTTCCCGCTCTCTAACGCCCCCTGTATCGAGGACCAGCGGGTGTAATCGCCGGCCAGCGCAACCGGTCCCGCCGGCGCGTCGGGGTCGGGGAGCCGCCGTCGGAACCCCGGCGGTTGCGCGAACTGCGAGAACGGCACGCGGTCGGTCCGCAGGAGTTCGAGGTCGTCGAATCCCGCCGCCGGGTACCACGACCCGAGGGCCTCACCGACGGCGGCCGCGAGCGTCTCGTCGTCGTCCTCGGGTTCGCCGAGGAACGTCGCGCTGTACAGTTCCATCCCCTCGGGGGCGTACTCGGAAGCGACGGCCGACATCGGCGCGACGGTGTTGGGCCGCTCGTTCGCGGCGTTGAGAACGATCCGTTTCCCCGTGCTTGGGGCCTTGCTCGTCGGCAGCGAGAAGTACTGCGTGACACAGCCGAGCCCGTCGGTGGGCACCGCGTCGACGCCGGTGAGTTCGACGGCAGTCTTCGGGTCCGTGGCGACGACCGCGCCGTCCGCCGCTATCGTCTCCGTTCCGGCCTCGACCGTCACTTCCTCGCCTCCCGACTCGCTCTGGATCTCGGTGACCGCCCGGCCCGTCTCGACGGTCGCGCCCGCCGCGACGGCCGCGTCGGCCAGCTGCTCGGGCATCGCCTGCATCCCGTCGGCAGGGACGAATATCTCGCCCTCGCTCAGCATCTTGTAGGTGTACTCG encodes the following:
- a CDS encoding NAD(+)/NADH kinase, whose translation is MSDSVGVLGDEPVAERLRERGVSVVTGAPDDVPGTDRIVAVGRAATSAAAAADADPLVLPVEAGRGVRSVARDEVTDAVAALSDASVERHPVLSVSAAGSPAGTALFDVTLVAAEAARISEYTVTTPTDAVGQFRADGVTVATAAGSPGYARRIGGPILAPTDTVGVAAPIAPFATNPDHWVLPLAGLSLSVERDEATVALFVDGDSEGTVACEESVSLSRAGTLRVAVVPESRSRFG
- a CDS encoding DUF7314 family protein → MADEFIKGFGCLMVGGLGWMTIAGWYRTPSFEGAQLIGEVTIEEPTVFDTIALGLMDAFFWFAVIGALTFWVLLPLVSNARSYMNDRSA
- a CDS encoding metallophosphoesterase; translation: MTLPYDDRALVLDDVLVVADLHVGRGTGGDLAFPVGSNADLVERFRSLTERHDPREVVVAGDLLHSFQTVPRTVEDTVSGLRAACRETGARLIVTPGNHDTMLDSVWDGPTEREYRLGDTVVCHGHETPDSEAERYVVGHDHPTIEIEGQRRPCYLVGPGQYGDSEVLMLPSFNKLNAGVVVNRMSAADFQSPLVTDADRLEPVVWDESRRETLSFPALGEFRRML
- a CDS encoding DUF7313 family protein, with the translated sequence MQPSAPLFGPLDAVMGSTGPGGALVIEYVLLVLVLANFATRLLAHRRYTSEYDDEGAEGIDRYPIHEASNVLLVLTSFYYTTISQHGGIVMSMLVLGLVITDFFEFESRLVEARRDLRLERPKGAIVAALVLFMYAAYQSVFWVIKGPWSAII
- a CDS encoding NAD(P)/FAD-dependent oxidoreductase; translated protein: MTDVVVAGAGLAGLVAARHLAESGEDVTVFEARDEVGGRVRTAREDGYTFDRGFQVLFSAYPAVQRELDVEALSPRPFAPGATIARPHHRSVLSDPLRNPTAAPQTLFNRDVRTGDKLRLFALQRELAKRDPESILDGGGSTISAFLESEGFSQRFIRRFAAPFYGGITLDRALGTDSAIFEYTYKMLSEGEIFVPADGMQAMPEQLADAAVAAGATVETGRAVTEIQSESGGEEVTVEAGTETIAADGAVVATDPKTAVELTGVDAVPTDGLGCVTQYFSLPTSKAPSTGKRIVLNAANERPNTVAPMSAVASEYAPEGMELYSATFLGEPEDDDETLAAAVGEALGSWYPAAGFDDLELLRTDRVPFSQFAQPPGFRRRLPDPDAPAGPVALAGDYTRWSSIQGALESGKIAAELLG
- a CDS encoding MarR family transcriptional regulator, coding for MVDVLENKRAATRFRILVEIAERQPAVSQGEIAEAVGVTSQAVSEYIRELVEEGLVEKEGRSRYRVTKEGVDWVFQSASDVRRFVDHVTDDVLGSVQEDAAIAEADVEEGQTVSLSVAEGLLRAAPGDSGGATGVATTSAEAGAVVGVTGFEGVIALDPGHVSVVQVPPVRSGPVEETADIAAACEGASIVTAAGVEAVVALRDAGVEPTTYFAAGEVAADAAARGLDAVVVATQDTVGRVTDALRDASVDYDVTQ
- a CDS encoding DUF7315 family membrane protein, yielding MTEDQSGATTDGGEDRRDVVVPLRVYKTVTVFSTLIAVACVVGGFVLVDVATDRASAPASEIDVPVAIGGIGLILAGTVVYAFSTRFRTAEMGKSKDDADEPSDNG
- a CDS encoding digeranylgeranylglycerophospholipid reductase, coding for MRDRFDVVIAGAGPAGGQCARDLAERNYDVLVLETESESEFPRQSNKSTAGTFPSAMTAFAIPDDVVMNYTDDVVLESPNNHYVREQTGAVLEFAEFKRFLVRDSREKGATYRFDSRVSGPIVEDGEVVGVRYDGDEEVYADIVIDATGPAAPLAKELGVTGLEREHQAIGIEYEFENVDVNHPEYADLRDSMMLRLDHDLAPGGYSWIFHTGGDTAKVGLCYIQNESHNQYAKEGMGIDGYLDYWLESDPRFKDAERIEGTQAHRGSAHIQPPKSMSTDGFMAIGDTVPSIDPLWGEGIHKGMKSARAAAATVDAALTPEEPQTDAQTLAVYDRLWHSDVAPKQRARLMMTEILYLVPNERYDRLMADLQGTTEDTLTQINSGDRRAIAELAHLSDIPMLAKYARRRLLE